Proteins encoded by one window of Flavobacterium sp. N502540:
- a CDS encoding amino acid adenylation domain-containing protein, with the protein MIKNLLHTLQSLNIRLRVENGDLKINAPKGTLTTEIIEEIKAHKNELTKLLSSSESIPKAAIKESYALTSSQHRLWTLSQFETGNSAYNLFNAFEFKGVLEFEKLAEAFQILVKRHESLRTIFKEDDQGNLGQYIVPVAQYSGALQFTDLSNATAEVLSNHANTLQRHAFDLEKGPLFIGEIVKTTADHHILMLNMHHIIGDGWSMGILSKEFITIYNELVVGNEILLSDLPIQYKDYSEWQNSPSRLAMLEKSKAVWLETFSGDLPVLELPSDKTRPKLKTYNGSGLKHSFSKEITTQFNTHAQQKGVTLFMLLMAGINGVLSRYTNNRDIILGTPIAGRKHSDLENQVGLYLNTLAIRTAFEEKTSFEELLKIQKETLLKAYSHEDYPFDSLVEALDLKRDLSRSVLFDVLVVFQNQREILASENLTINGVEITSYKQLKRPFSKFDLTFAFAEYQGELSLHIEYNTDIYEPEFVARLAAHLDTFLTKAIQYPEQKVATLNYLSEAETTQLLQDFNDTAVAYPKDNTMVDLFVAQAKKTPEQIALVTDTKSFTYQELDEISNELSHYLLSNYNLAVEDLVGVKLGRSEWLPIALLAVLKSGCAYVPIDPNYPTQRIEYIEQDSKCKVTIDDNFITTFKQAESISKSLPQITFSSQHLGYIIYTSGSTGKPKGVMITHQNAVAMLCWSQREFSDTNFDILYAVTSHCFDLSVYEFFYPLSIGKQIRLLANGLSIGDYIQSDKNVLINTVPSVIHTLIEKGTTFENAVGINLAGEAFPVSIANHFTNSGIAIRNLYGPSEDTTYSSYYRVEGTYENSVPIGKALDNTQFYVLSEELALQPVGVIGEICISGDGLSRGYLYQPELTAEKFIVNPYKEDSKLYKTGDLGKWLPDGTIAYIGRKDSQVKIRGHRIELGEIEQVLQSQEDIDQCVVITATVNGDPVIVSYLVSTATIDKQQLRQSLSRELPEYMLPSYYVFLDKFPLTPNGKIDKKALPSVSTEDVIQQEYVAPANEIEEKLVAIWEEVLQKTKIGVSDIFFALGGHSLKATQVISKIQKEFNIKIELKELYKEPTITNLAGYIESIQILNKQQLIPSVVGEELVF; encoded by the coding sequence GTGATAAAAAATTTACTACATACGTTACAATCCTTGAATATCAGACTTCGGGTAGAAAATGGGGATTTGAAAATTAATGCTCCGAAGGGGACTTTAACTACCGAAATTATTGAAGAGATTAAAGCACATAAAAACGAACTGACCAAATTACTTTCCTCTTCAGAATCAATTCCCAAAGCGGCAATAAAAGAATCTTATGCGCTTACTTCGTCTCAGCACCGTTTGTGGACTTTAAGTCAGTTTGAGACGGGTAATTCAGCCTATAATCTATTTAATGCTTTTGAGTTTAAAGGAGTGTTGGAATTTGAAAAGTTAGCCGAAGCCTTTCAAATTTTAGTGAAGAGACATGAGAGCTTGCGTACCATTTTTAAAGAAGATGATCAGGGTAATTTGGGACAGTATATTGTTCCGGTGGCTCAATACAGTGGAGCTTTACAGTTTACAGATTTAAGTAATGCCACAGCTGAAGTCCTGAGCAATCATGCTAATACACTTCAAAGGCATGCTTTTGACTTAGAAAAAGGACCTCTTTTTATAGGAGAGATCGTAAAGACAACTGCAGATCATCATATTCTAATGCTCAATATGCATCACATTATTGGCGATGGCTGGTCGATGGGGATATTGAGTAAAGAATTTATAACGATTTATAATGAATTGGTTGTAGGGAATGAGATCCTATTATCGGACTTGCCTATTCAGTATAAAGATTATTCAGAATGGCAAAACAGTCCGTCCAGGCTAGCCATGTTGGAAAAATCTAAAGCGGTATGGCTAGAGACATTCTCGGGAGATTTGCCGGTTTTGGAACTGCCTTCCGATAAAACAAGACCGAAGCTTAAAACCTATAACGGTTCGGGACTGAAGCATTCTTTTTCAAAAGAAATTACCACTCAGTTTAACACTCATGCACAGCAAAAAGGGGTAACACTTTTTATGCTTTTAATGGCCGGTATAAACGGAGTACTGTCCAGATATACGAACAACAGAGACATCATTTTGGGAACACCGATAGCGGGAAGAAAACACAGTGATCTGGAAAATCAGGTTGGGTTGTATTTAAATACGCTGGCTATTCGAACCGCTTTTGAGGAAAAAACAAGTTTTGAAGAATTACTGAAGATACAAAAAGAAACCTTATTAAAAGCCTATTCTCATGAGGATTATCCTTTTGATAGTCTGGTAGAAGCGCTTGATCTTAAAAGAGATTTAAGCCGTTCGGTTTTGTTTGATGTTTTAGTGGTATTTCAAAATCAACGGGAAATATTAGCGTCTGAAAACCTAACCATAAACGGTGTTGAAATAACATCCTACAAGCAGTTGAAAAGACCCTTCAGTAAATTTGATTTAACCTTTGCTTTCGCAGAGTATCAAGGAGAACTAAGCTTACATATCGAATACAACACTGATATTTACGAACCGGAATTTGTAGCACGATTGGCGGCTCATTTAGATACTTTTTTAACGAAAGCCATCCAATATCCGGAGCAAAAAGTAGCTACACTCAACTACCTGAGCGAAGCCGAGACCACACAATTGTTACAGGATTTTAACGACACAGCAGTAGCGTATCCTAAGGACAATACAATGGTTGACTTATTTGTAGCCCAGGCGAAGAAAACCCCGGAACAGATCGCTTTAGTAACCGATACAAAAAGTTTTACCTACCAAGAACTCGATGAAATCTCTAATGAATTATCACACTACCTGTTAAGTAATTACAACTTAGCCGTAGAAGATTTAGTAGGAGTAAAACTCGGTCGCAGCGAGTGGCTGCCTATTGCTTTATTGGCGGTTTTAAAATCAGGATGTGCTTACGTTCCGATCGATCCCAACTATCCGACACAGCGTATCGAATACATCGAGCAAGACAGTAAATGTAAAGTTACCATAGACGATAACTTTATAACAACTTTCAAACAAGCAGAATCCATATCAAAATCATTGCCGCAGATCACTTTTAGTTCGCAGCATCTGGGCTACATCATTTACACCTCAGGATCCACAGGGAAACCAAAAGGTGTTATGATCACCCATCAGAACGCTGTGGCCATGTTATGCTGGTCACAAAGAGAATTTAGCGATACTAATTTTGATATTTTATACGCCGTAACCTCACACTGTTTTGATCTGTCCGTTTACGAATTTTTCTATCCTTTAAGTATCGGAAAACAAATACGTTTACTGGCCAATGGATTATCGATAGGAGATTATATTCAGAGCGACAAAAACGTACTGATCAATACCGTGCCTTCTGTAATTCATACCCTGATAGAGAAAGGAACCACCTTTGAGAATGCCGTTGGAATCAACCTTGCCGGAGAGGCATTCCCGGTGAGTATTGCCAACCATTTTACCAACTCCGGCATCGCTATTCGAAATCTGTACGGTCCTTCAGAAGACACCACTTACAGCAGTTATTACCGAGTAGAAGGAACTTATGAAAATTCCGTGCCTATTGGAAAAGCCTTAGACAATACCCAGTTTTATGTGCTCTCAGAAGAATTGGCCTTGCAGCCTGTAGGTGTAATTGGAGAAATCTGTATCTCAGGTGATGGCTTGTCCAGAGGGTATTTGTACCAACCGGAACTAACCGCCGAAAAGTTTATCGTCAATCCATACAAAGAAGACAGCAAACTCTACAAAACAGGCGATTTGGGCAAATGGTTACCTGATGGCACCATCGCTTACATTGGTAGAAAAGACAGTCAGGTTAAAATCAGAGGACATCGTATCGAGCTCGGAGAAATCGAGCAGGTACTACAATCTCAGGAAGATATCGATCAGTGTGTGGTCATCACAGCAACTGTAAACGGAGATCCGGTCATTGTCAGTTATCTGGTGAGTACCGCAACTATTGACAAACAACAGCTTCGTCAATCACTATCGAGAGAATTACCAGAGTATATGCTGCCAAGTTATTATGTGTTCCTGGATAAATTTCCACTAACACCCAACGGCAAGATCGACAAAAAAGCATTGCCATCGGTAAGTACAGAGGATGTTATCCAACAAGAATATGTGGCTCCAGCCAATGAAATAGAAGAAAAGCTCGTTGCCATCTGGGAGGAAGTTTTACAAAAAACGAAAATAGGAGTAAGTGATATCTTTTTTGCGCTTGGTGGACACAGTCTGAAAGCCACTCAGGTAATTTCTAAGATTCAGAAAGAATTTAATATTAAAATTGAACTTAAGGAATTGTACAAAGAGCCAACAATCACCAATTTGGCCGGTTACATAGAATCCATACAAATTTTAAACAAACAACAGTTGATTCCTTCTGTTGTTGGGGAAGAATTGGTTTTTTAG